The following are encoded together in the Nitrospiria bacterium genome:
- a CDS encoding TolC family protein, with the protein MSEQNVVGIGQGCCAVVIGLLFACMVLKPALAQSQEVWTLERSIQHVLEIAPEVKAAQAEVNARQGALSQAGVWPNPEIELRGDDKIGKDAGTGGVDFTQFVFNQPLPLSGRLDVQRELARAELHRAQAERLYQHLLLEKQVAERFHGFQLAATLLRLAEQRLQLADELQQAGHRREQAGELARLERLRLDLIRESAQQILDKAEGKFNEALSQFRAYLGLSTETVPDLVSLELFSPVPVLDTLQAKLSEHPALLSVNYRLNASRARVNLVRKERLPDPVLRLYREQDFLNGRRQDVNGIGIGFTVPLWDRKSGRLSEARAQVDETLSRIQTLKRDLGSRLEQSHLHLNHLVEQGEHYRSHVFNPARMVFDLTRKAYAAGEVEILALIDANDTYFNAQERYLELLQEAWLEAAELRLAAGISLVTTTKDTDHE; encoded by the coding sequence ATGTCAGAACAAAATGTTGTAGGTATCGGGCAGGGTTGCTGCGCCGTTGTGATCGGGCTTTTGTTCGCCTGTATGGTGCTTAAGCCAGCCCTGGCCCAGTCTCAGGAGGTGTGGACTTTGGAGCGGAGTATCCAGCATGTGTTGGAAATTGCGCCGGAGGTGAAAGCCGCTCAGGCCGAAGTGAATGCCCGTCAGGGTGCGCTCTCGCAGGCGGGGGTCTGGCCAAATCCCGAAATAGAACTTCGCGGTGATGACAAAATCGGAAAAGACGCAGGCACAGGTGGTGTTGACTTTACCCAGTTTGTGTTTAACCAGCCTTTGCCGCTCAGCGGCCGACTGGATGTTCAGCGGGAATTGGCCCGGGCGGAACTCCATAGGGCCCAAGCCGAGCGCCTTTATCAGCATTTGTTGTTGGAGAAACAGGTCGCGGAGCGTTTTCATGGGTTCCAACTGGCCGCAACCCTTTTGCGCCTGGCGGAGCAGCGCTTGCAACTCGCAGATGAACTGCAACAGGCGGGTCATCGGCGCGAACAGGCTGGGGAACTAGCCAGGCTGGAACGTCTGCGTCTGGACCTTATCCGCGAATCAGCACAACAAATTCTCGACAAGGCAGAAGGCAAATTCAACGAAGCCCTAAGCCAATTCCGTGCCTATCTAGGGTTGTCGACGGAAACGGTTCCGGACCTGGTCTCTCTCGAGCTTTTTAGCCCGGTGCCTGTGCTGGACACCTTGCAGGCGAAACTGTCCGAGCATCCAGCGTTACTATCGGTGAATTATCGCCTGAATGCTTCACGTGCAAGGGTGAATTTGGTGCGAAAAGAACGTCTTCCGGACCCGGTGCTGCGCCTGTATCGTGAACAGGACTTTCTCAATGGCCGCCGCCAGGATGTCAATGGCATCGGTATCGGTTTCACTGTTCCGCTCTGGGATCGCAAGAGTGGACGGCTGAGTGAAGCCCGTGCCCAGGTCGATGAGACGCTGTCCAGGATTCAGACCCTGAAAAGGGACCTGGGTAGCCGCCTCGAGCAAAGTCATTTACACCTAAACCACTTGGTCGAACAGGGCGAACATTACCGCAGCCATGTGTTTAACCCTGCGCGTATGGTGTTTGATCTGACGCGCAAGGCCTACGCCGCCGGGGAGGTGGAGATCCTTGCCCTGATCGACGCCAACGATACCTATTTCAACGCCCAGGAACGATACCTGGAATTGCTGCAGGAGGCATGGCTGGAGGCGGCAGAACTCCGGCTGGCGGCAGGGATTTCCCTCGTGACCACAACAAAGGATACCGATCATGAATAA
- a CDS encoding efflux RND transporter periplasmic adaptor subunit yields MNKIKKHFVFLFILIPGLASAAELELTQAQLANVNLTTTSVNVRESQTRLKLNGVLTADRRKTHRVAPVVDGMVTELRVVAHEQVRKGQVLARLRSHSLGQAQADYLEALARFDLARAERARIEGLWKDGVVAESRWLKVDSEYKSARATLEARRRLLSLAGLSDKQIGQMADQPDRLAVFDLISPIDGLITGVEIESGQLLSAGQIAFHVDDLSILWAMVKIPVASLAQVKVGAEAVISVQGSPGQSYRGKLESLGGEVDAQSQTLTGRIVLNNPNGQLRPGMYAEVGLSSIASQRLMAPARAVFRVGDQVYLFKVLGNGRFEPVAVEIGGEADGWVSIHSGISAGTEVVSEGVAELKSHWQYQGGE; encoded by the coding sequence ATGAATAAAATCAAAAAGCACTTTGTCTTTTTGTTCATCCTGATTCCAGGTCTGGCCTCGGCCGCTGAACTGGAACTCACGCAGGCGCAACTGGCCAACGTTAACCTGACCACCACATCCGTGAATGTACGCGAGAGTCAGACACGCCTGAAGTTGAATGGTGTTCTCACCGCAGACCGACGCAAAACTCATCGGGTCGCGCCGGTGGTGGACGGTATGGTGACCGAGTTGCGTGTGGTGGCGCACGAACAGGTACGAAAGGGTCAGGTATTGGCCCGGCTGCGTAGCCATAGCCTAGGTCAAGCCCAAGCCGATTACCTGGAGGCACTGGCCCGCTTTGATCTGGCCCGGGCCGAGCGCGCCCGTATCGAAGGCCTGTGGAAAGATGGTGTGGTCGCAGAGAGCCGCTGGCTAAAGGTGGACAGCGAATACAAAAGTGCCCGCGCCACTTTAGAAGCCCGCCGCCGTCTGTTGTCGCTGGCAGGACTGTCCGATAAACAGATTGGGCAAATGGCGGATCAACCGGACCGGTTGGCGGTTTTCGATCTGATCAGTCCCATCGATGGCTTGATCACTGGTGTAGAGATCGAGTCAGGTCAATTGCTGTCCGCTGGGCAGATCGCCTTTCATGTAGACGATCTCAGTATCCTGTGGGCGATGGTGAAAATCCCGGTTGCCAGTTTGGCGCAAGTGAAGGTCGGTGCTGAGGCCGTGATCAGCGTACAGGGTAGTCCGGGACAATCATACCGGGGAAAACTCGAATCCCTAGGCGGTGAGGTGGATGCGCAAAGCCAGACTCTGACCGGGCGCATCGTACTGAATAACCCGAACGGTCAGCTGCGTCCGGGCATGTATGCAGAGGTGGGTCTGAGCAGCATCGCAAGCCAAAGGTTGATGGCGCCGGCCCGCGCGGTGTTCCGTGTCGGCGACCAGGTCTATCTATTCAAGGTATTGGGGAACGGCCGTTTTGAACCCGTGGCTGTGGAGATCGGCGGTGAGGCAGACGGCTGGGTGTCTATCCATAGCGGTATTTCAGCGGGTACCGAGGTTGTCAGTGAAGGCGTGGCCGAGCTGAAATCCCACTGGCAGTATCAGGGAGGTGAATAA